In Campylobacterota bacterium, one DNA window encodes the following:
- a CDS encoding septum formation initiator family protein has product MENKTSIYLCIFLSASFAVGYYFVLGKRGIHEYFSLQKKIESKMKQISSTRDEIYALNNTITQWQAGTFELEKLCREKLQMGQPEEFVYINAHAVTK; this is encoded by the coding sequence ATGGAAAATAAAACATCTATATACTTATGCATCTTTCTATCAGCCTCTTTCGCTGTCGGCTACTATTTTGTTCTAGGCAAGCGTGGCATCCACGAATATTTTTCATTACAAAAAAAAATTGAATCAAAAATGAAGCAAATAAGCTCGACACGAGATGAAATATATGCCCTCAACAATACCATTACTCAATGGCAAGCGGGCACATTTGAACTTGAAAAACTCTGTCGAGAAAAATTGCAAATGGGACAACCTGAAGAGTTTGTTTATATCAACGCTCACGCTGTAACAAAATAA
- a CDS encoding dicarboxylate/amino acid:cation symporter, protein MKQVKKNFSLWFDLPAWVKSIVGMILGLALGCTLGEKATVLRPVGTMFINAIMMMVVPVVFVSLVCGVLSMKDPVKMGRVALKTFILYITTMALGSVIALFLSSVVFKPGLGVTLNNLSKKLIDVKQMPTVSFVDMVVDMVPSNVFGAFAQGNILQIIFFALIFGVAINLCGRKGRPVEYMFESLSVVIFKLVNLVMSFAPYGIFALMADVAGSHGLDVIAALMNMVGVIYLCMAIVIFGVYTIGLLMVGLNPIPFFKKMIEAQAIAFSTTSSAAALPVNLRVAEYKLGVHNNIASFVLPLGSTVNMNGLSTYMGVIAVFAANLYGIELSLADMVSVVFTSVIAAIGCAGVPAAGLIVMPMVLSSVKIPLGVIGIIAAVNRVIDMVSTTANITGDTFTAVLVARSEGELELDVYNNGVTNGD, encoded by the coding sequence ATGAAACAAGTAAAAAAAAATTTTTCATTGTGGTTTGACCTTCCAGCATGGGTTAAAAGTATTGTGGGCATGATTTTGGGATTAGCGCTTGGATGCACATTGGGCGAAAAAGCAACGGTGCTGCGTCCCGTTGGGACCATGTTTATTAATGCGATTATGATGATGGTTGTGCCAGTCGTTTTTGTCTCGCTTGTTTGCGGTGTCCTGTCGATGAAAGATCCCGTCAAAATGGGACGTGTTGCGCTTAAAACATTCATTTTGTACATTACTACCATGGCGCTTGGTTCAGTAATTGCCCTATTTCTCTCGTCGGTTGTTTTTAAACCAGGCCTTGGGGTAACGCTGAACAACCTGAGTAAAAAATTGATTGATGTAAAGCAAATGCCAACCGTTAGTTTTGTCGATATGGTTGTTGATATGGTTCCATCAAATGTGTTTGGTGCGTTTGCTCAGGGCAATATTTTACAAATCATTTTCTTTGCACTCATTTTTGGAGTTGCTATTAACCTGTGTGGCCGCAAGGGGCGTCCTGTCGAATACATGTTTGAGTCGCTTTCTGTGGTTATTTTCAAGCTTGTTAATTTGGTTATGAGTTTTGCACCCTACGGTATTTTTGCCTTAATGGCCGATGTTGCAGGCAGTCACGGCTTGGACGTGATAGCTGCGCTTATGAATATGGTTGGGGTGATTTATCTGTGTATGGCTATTGTAATTTTTGGCGTATATACCATTGGCCTTCTTATGGTTGGCCTTAACCCAATTCCATTTTTCAAAAAGATGATTGAGGCGCAAGCAATTGCGTTTAGTACCACCAGTAGTGCTGCAGCATTGCCAGTCAACCTGCGTGTTGCAGAATACAAGCTTGGGGTACACAACAATATTGCAAGTTTTGTGTTGCCGCTTGGCTCAACGGTTAATATGAACGGGTTGTCAACCTACATGGGTGTGATCGCCGTATTTGCTGCAAATTTATATGGCATAGAGCTGAGCCTTGCCGACATGGTCAGCGTCGTCTTTACCTCAGTTATTGCTGCAATTGGTTGTGCTGGGGTGCCAGCAGCTGGCTTGATTGTTATGCCGATGGTGCTTTCATCAGTCAAAATTCCGTTGGGTGTGATTGGTATTATTGCTGCTGTTAACCGTGTCATTGACATGGTTAGTACAACGGCTAACATCACGGGTGATACATTTACCGCCGTGTTGGTTGCTCGTTCTGAAGGTGAGCTTGAGCTGGATGTGTACAATAATGGCGTTACCAACGGTGACTAG
- a CDS encoding nucleotide pyrophosphohydrolase has product MEKFDQLKEKMLKFRQDRDWKQFHNPKDMALSLVLEAAEVLELFQWQREHELDAALKEKREQLGDELSDVLFWIVLMANDCDIDLFDAAERKLEKTAKKYPIEKARGVRKKYTEL; this is encoded by the coding sequence ATGGAAAAGTTTGATCAACTCAAAGAAAAAATGCTTAAGTTTAGGCAAGATCGGGATTGGAAGCAGTTTCATAATCCCAAAGACATGGCGCTTTCACTGGTTTTGGAGGCTGCCGAAGTGCTTGAATTGTTCCAGTGGCAGCGTGAGCATGAACTGGATGCTGCCCTCAAAGAAAAAAGAGAACAGTTGGGTGATGAGCTTTCCGATGTTTTGTTCTGGATTGTATTGATGGCTAATGACTGTGATATTGATCTTTTTGATGCGGCCGAGCGTAAGCTGGAAAAGACGGCTAAAAAATATCCGATTGAAAAAGCGCGAGGGGTAAGGAAAAAGTACACTGAGCTATAA
- the rapZ gene encoding RNase adapter RapZ has protein sequence MQQIHEKELVSPQQENTYTVVVVTGLSGAGKTSVMRALEDLGFYCVDNLPVPLISTFLSLAFHTKINPLKIGIGIDARGEQFLSEFMSEMAKIKQEGIFSTKIIFLNARTQTLLKRFQETRRKHPLAEGINMDRAIEKEKELLEPIMSMASMILDTDEFNIHELRKWVRKSFSEEQLQELLVNLLSFGFKYGVPSESNLVYDLRFLPNPHFIEHLKPLTGKNKEVQDYLFNNTVAEEYWEKLSGFLHYSLEKFYQEGRFFVTVAIGCTGGKHRSVTFVEKLSQQNWPHIRFLTTHRDIERE, from the coding sequence ATGCAACAAATCCATGAAAAAGAATTGGTTTCACCTCAACAAGAAAATACTTATACCGTTGTCGTTGTTACTGGCCTTTCTGGTGCTGGCAAAACAAGTGTTATGCGCGCGCTTGAAGACCTTGGTTTTTATTGCGTTGACAACTTACCAGTACCTCTGATCAGTACATTTCTTTCACTCGCATTTCATACTAAAATTAACCCACTAAAAATTGGTATTGGTATTGATGCACGCGGAGAACAATTCCTCTCAGAATTTATGTCTGAAATGGCAAAAATCAAACAGGAAGGAATTTTTTCAACCAAAATAATTTTTCTCAATGCTCGGACCCAAACACTGCTTAAGCGCTTTCAAGAGACGCGACGCAAGCACCCTCTTGCAGAAGGTATCAACATGGATCGTGCCATTGAAAAGGAAAAAGAATTACTTGAACCTATCATGAGCATGGCAAGCATGATCCTTGATACCGACGAATTTAATATTCATGAGCTACGCAAATGGGTACGTAAAAGTTTCTCTGAAGAACAGCTGCAAGAACTTCTGGTGAATCTACTTTCCTTTGGCTTCAAGTACGGTGTTCCCTCTGAAAGCAACCTTGTCTACGATCTACGTTTTTTACCCAATCCACATTTCATAGAACACCTTAAACCTTTAACTGGTAAAAACAAAGAGGTACAAGACTACCTGTTCAATAACACGGTTGCCGAAGAATACTGGGAAAAATTATCAGGATTTTTACACTACTCACTCGAAAAGTTTTATCAGGAAGGCCGCTTTTTTGTCACCGTAGCAATCGGGTGTACTGGCGGCAAACATCGTTCTGTTACGTTTGTAGAAAAACTCAGTCAACAAAATTGGCCTCATATTCGCTTTCTCACCACACATCGAGACATTGAGCGAGAGTAA
- a CDS encoding S41 family peptidase: protein MKEKKYFFMILMVLGSILNAQEDVLCRSCLCVKKEPLLLASSSSQDDNKDDKKEKNPEKDIYQWFKTYSEVVGLVEKKAFRSVDFSDFIQDSLKSAVSQVDAHSAFFTRDSYKTAMESATGEFSGIGISIIGKSPDDEALTIIDVVQPGPAQKAGLQANDKIVEVDGKKLKGMTTDEATSKLKGKIGTEVKIKVVRNKKPLEFAITRDIIKDQTSSCYHFPDHGIYYLSLKMFAENSAQQMSELLHKANAGKCKGIVLDLRRNPGGTLDSAIEMAGLFLEKGAMVALTKNKFGMRVAEYRTKTEPVLKSDVPIFILIDNFTASAGEILAGCLQYHSIKNFEDKNAKKNKRLMIFLVGVPTFGKGSVQEVIPISNGCALKLTTMLYYLPDEKLIQARGIEPDFLIKPRMIPSDELKWVSEMYGKESSLKHYITAEEVENPGKKPEEKKKEDEKEKSWEEKHREALLSDIQVQTCVNMINMLDNSRKNAPKMVKNRDKALSFLKQHYMTDNPVQVVKIK from the coding sequence ATGAAGGAAAAAAAATATTTTTTTATGATCCTTATGGTCTTAGGTAGCATACTTAACGCTCAAGAGGATGTTTTGTGTCGCTCATGCTTATGCGTAAAAAAGGAGCCTCTGTTGCTTGCCTCCTCATCAAGTCAAGATGATAATAAAGATGACAAAAAGGAAAAAAATCCAGAAAAAGACATTTACCAGTGGTTCAAAACATACTCTGAAGTGGTTGGTCTTGTTGAGAAGAAAGCATTTAGAAGTGTTGATTTTTCAGACTTTATCCAGGACTCGCTTAAGTCAGCCGTATCGCAGGTTGATGCTCACTCTGCATTTTTTACTAGGGATAGTTATAAAACCGCTATGGAGTCGGCTACTGGAGAGTTTTCTGGCATAGGGATCAGCATTATTGGTAAGTCGCCTGATGATGAGGCGCTTACAATTATTGATGTTGTTCAACCCGGTCCAGCACAAAAAGCAGGTCTACAAGCCAATGACAAAATTGTTGAAGTTGATGGTAAAAAACTAAAGGGGATGACAACTGATGAGGCTACGAGCAAATTAAAAGGCAAAATTGGCACCGAGGTTAAAATTAAAGTTGTGCGTAATAAAAAGCCGCTTGAATTTGCCATTACCAGAGACATCATTAAGGACCAGACGTCATCTTGTTATCATTTTCCAGATCACGGTATTTATTATCTTTCGCTCAAAATGTTTGCAGAAAATTCAGCGCAGCAAATGTCTGAACTGCTGCATAAGGCTAACGCCGGTAAGTGTAAGGGCATTGTGCTTGATTTACGACGTAATCCTGGTGGCACGCTTGACTCTGCAATTGAGATGGCAGGCCTCTTTCTGGAAAAGGGCGCAATGGTTGCTTTGACCAAAAACAAATTTGGTATGCGTGTTGCTGAATACCGCACTAAGACCGAGCCAGTGCTTAAGTCAGATGTGCCTATCTTTATTTTGATTGATAACTTTACAGCCTCAGCAGGGGAGATCTTGGCAGGGTGTTTGCAGTACCACTCTATCAAAAACTTTGAAGACAAAAATGCAAAAAAGAACAAGCGACTGATGATTTTTTTGGTGGGCGTTCCAACCTTTGGTAAAGGGTCAGTGCAAGAAGTTATTCCAATCAGTAATGGTTGTGCGCTCAAGCTAACAACAATGCTGTACTACTTGCCTGACGAAAAGCTTATTCAGGCCCGTGGTATAGAGCCAGATTTTTTGATAAAGCCGCGTATGATTCCTTCAGACGAGCTGAAATGGGTAAGTGAAATGTATGGAAAAGAATCATCACTTAAACATTATATCACCGCTGAAGAGGTAGAAAATCCGGGTAAAAAACCTGAAGAAAAGAAAAAAGAGGATGAGAAAGAAAAGAGTTGGGAAGAAAAGCATCGGGAGGCACTGCTTTCAGATATACAGGTGCAGACCTGCGTCAATATGATTAATATGCTTGATAATAGTAGAAAAAATGCTCCTAAAATGGTTAAGAATCGAGATAAAGCACTTAGTTTTTTGAAACAACACTATATGACCGACAACCCCGTTCAGGTCGTTAAAATCAAGTAA
- the lysS gene encoding lysine--tRNA ligase, translating into MKNTKIDPVDTHTLQPTDANEHEVRCAKVTTMQKQNINPWPCNIPLSCTIAQALDEFEQGQKPETSYKLAGRLLSKRDHGKTFFGNVRDFSGNLQVYIKKDGLGEEAFDQFKHFVDVGDIVFVQGTLFVTKTGHTTLSVEKIVLLSKCLHPLPEKFHGLTDIEQRYRQRYLDLISNAESKQKFIQRSKIVQEIRTFLQEKEFLEVETPMLHPIAGGATARPFVTHHNAYDIELFMRIAPELYLKRLVVGGIDRVFEINRNFRNEGVSTKHNPEFTMLEFYMAYHDYHHGMVLTEQLIAHAAQKVSNDLNVEYQGTVLNFNPPFKRMSIKDSLIEIAGISPAALDENEINKIFSQHGLEHNPNTPYGTKLFTLFEELVEEKLVQPTFITDFPVEVSPLAKEDPEKPHIASRFELFVCGMECANGFSELNNPYEQARRFHQQLDAKAQGDDEAHCFDADYIKALEYALPPTVGVGIGIDRLAMLLTDTSAIKDIILFPTLKPIKE; encoded by the coding sequence ATGAAAAATACAAAAATTGATCCCGTAGACACACATACACTCCAGCCAACGGATGCCAACGAGCATGAGGTTCGCTGTGCAAAAGTTACAACAATGCAGAAGCAGAACATCAACCCGTGGCCATGCAATATACCGCTTTCATGCACTATTGCCCAGGCACTTGATGAATTTGAGCAGGGACAAAAGCCTGAAACATCATACAAGCTTGCTGGACGTCTACTCTCAAAACGTGATCATGGCAAAACGTTTTTTGGCAATGTCAGAGACTTTTCCGGAAATTTACAAGTTTACATAAAAAAAGATGGCCTAGGAGAAGAAGCATTTGATCAGTTCAAACACTTTGTTGATGTCGGTGACATTGTTTTTGTACAAGGAACACTATTTGTAACAAAAACTGGACACACGACACTCAGTGTTGAAAAAATCGTACTACTGAGTAAATGCTTACACCCACTTCCCGAAAAATTTCATGGTCTGACCGATATTGAACAACGTTATCGTCAACGATATCTTGATCTAATCAGCAACGCTGAAAGTAAACAGAAGTTCATACAGCGCTCAAAAATTGTTCAAGAAATTAGAACCTTTTTGCAGGAAAAAGAATTTCTGGAAGTTGAAACTCCTATGCTTCACCCCATCGCCGGAGGAGCGACCGCACGACCTTTTGTAACTCACCACAATGCTTACGACATTGAATTATTCATGCGCATTGCACCGGAACTATACCTCAAGCGCCTTGTCGTTGGCGGTATAGACCGGGTGTTTGAAATCAACAGAAACTTTCGAAACGAAGGGGTTTCAACAAAACACAATCCTGAATTTACTATGCTTGAGTTTTATATGGCTTATCATGACTATCATCACGGCATGGTCCTAACCGAACAACTTATTGCTCATGCCGCACAAAAAGTAAGTAATGATCTCAACGTTGAATACCAGGGAACCGTGCTTAACTTCAATCCTCCTTTCAAACGCATGAGTATAAAAGATTCGCTCATCGAAATTGCTGGCATTAGCCCTGCTGCGCTTGACGAAAATGAAATCAATAAAATCTTTAGCCAACATGGACTTGAGCACAATCCAAATACACCTTACGGCACCAAGCTCTTCACACTCTTTGAAGAATTGGTTGAGGAAAAATTGGTACAACCAACCTTTATCACAGATTTTCCTGTTGAAGTTTCACCACTGGCCAAAGAAGATCCAGAAAAGCCACATATTGCCTCACGTTTTGAACTATTTGTTTGTGGTATGGAGTGTGCTAATGGCTTTTCAGAGCTTAATAATCCGTATGAACAAGCAAGGCGCTTTCATCAACAGCTCGATGCAAAGGCTCAGGGAGATGACGAAGCGCACTGTTTTGATGCCGACTACATCAAAGCACTGGAGTATGCACTACCACCAACCGTTGGTGTTGGCATCGGGATTGACCGTCTCGCCATGTTGTTAACCGATACAAGCGCGATCAAGGACATAATTCTCTTTCCAACGCTTAAGCCGATAAAAGAGTAG